A stretch of the Microtus ochrogaster isolate Prairie Vole_2 chromosome X, MicOch1.0, whole genome shotgun sequence genome encodes the following:
- the Il2rg gene encoding cytokine receptor common subunit gamma, with protein sequence MLKPLLPPRSFLLLQLLLLGEGWSSKVLMPSGNEDTKTGFFHGHISVPPRPLPEVQCFVFNVEYMNCTWNSSSEPQPINLTLHYRYQRSDNKFRECRHYLFSEEITSGCQIQKEEIQLYQTFVVQLQDPRRPQRQAEQKLNLQNLVIPWAPENLTLYNLSESQLELSWKSTYTEHCLQHLVQYRSDRDRSWTEQIVDQNPRFSLPSVDGQKLYTFRVRSRFNPLCGSAQHWSKWSQPIHWGSETAKENPSVFALEAVLIPVGSMGLIITLIFVYCWLERAMPRIPTIKNLEDLVTEYNGNFSAWSGVSKGLTESLQPDYSERFCLVSEIPPKGGALGEGPGGSPCSLHSPYWPPPCYSLKPEA encoded by the exons ATGTTGAAACCATTATTGCCACCTAGATCCTTCTTACTGCTTCAGCTGCTCCTGCTAGGGGAAGGGTGGAGCTCCAAGGTTCTCATGCCCAGTGGAAATGAAGACACCAAAACTG GTTTCTTCCATGGACACATCAGTGTTCCTCCTCGGCCCCTCCCAGAGGTTCAATGCTTTGTGTTCAATGTCGAGTATATGAATTGTACTTGGAATAGCAGTTCTGAGCCCCAGCCAATCAACCTGACTCTGCACTATAG GTACCAGAGATCTGATAATAAATTCCGGGAGTGTCGCCACTATCTGTTCTCAGAAGAGATTACTTCCGGTTGTCAGATACAAAAAGAGGAGATCCAGCTCTACCAGACATTTGTGGTCCAGCTCCAGGACCCCCGGAGACCCCAGAGGCAGGCTGAACAGAAGCTAAACCTGCAGAATCTTG TGATCCCATGGGCTCCAGAGAATCTAACCCTTTACAACCTGAGTGAATCCCAGCTAGAGCTGAGCTGGAAAAGCACATACACGGAACACTGTTTGCAACACTTGGTGCAGTACCGGAGTGACAGAGATCGAAGCTGGACG GAACAAATAGTGGATCAGAACCCTAGATTCTCCCTGCCTAGTGTGGATGGGCAGAAACTGTACACATTCCGGGTTCGGAGCCGCTTTAACCCACTCTGTGGAAGTGCTCAACACTGGAGTAAATGGAGCCAACCTATTCACTGGGGAAGCGAAACGGCAAAGG AGAATCCTTCCGTGTTTGCCCTGGAAGCTGTGCTCATCCCCGTTGGCTCCATGGGATTGATTATTACCCTGATCTTTGTGTATTGTTGGCTGGAACG GGCAATGCCTCGAATTCCCACCATCAAGAATCTAGAGGATCTGGTTACTGAATACAACGGGAACTTTTCG GCCTGGAGTGGTGTGTCTAAAGGGCTGACTGAGAGTCTGCAGCCAGACTACAGTGAACGGTTCTGCCTCGTCAGTGAGATTCCTCCCAAAGGAGGGGCCCTAGGAGAGGGGCCTGGAGGGTCTCCTTGCAGTCTGCATAGCCCCTACTGGCCTCCTCCATGTTATTCTCTGAAGCCTGAAGCCTAA